One window of Triticum dicoccoides isolate Atlit2015 ecotype Zavitan chromosome 5A, WEW_v2.0, whole genome shotgun sequence genomic DNA carries:
- the LOC119296907 gene encoding uncharacterized protein LOC119296907, which yields MGSGNAIKVLQAAVLLLVVCGGSASVPATPSGNHPAIPASDAGHGAAFEGQAAGVANPQILAVDFQVGADSYEASFKSLHVALQANTVPVEGHYILPKETPKPEMWINLTLKGEAARPPALLLRSDNVYLLGFIAADGTAFCTKGKKKIFPVDCTELPFEDNYGGLTNRREKEDLNGLLEAVSLGKSEAQAAADALARFKHGTTSPEVARKSLLAFTLMIPEAQRFHSIGNKMKTDWIKSSHLTEDQVKLIFVWRVLSALWCRGDNPPDGEWSKAKDKLKALNIKSRADVSRALDMVKNEGRCSDLRKEKPPA from the exons ATGGGGTCGGGAAACGCAATCAAGGTCCTCCAAGCGGCGGTGCTGCTTCTGGTGGTCTGTGGCGGGTCGGCGTCCGTACCGGCGACGCCCTCGGGCAACCATCCCGCGATTCCGGCCTCGGATGCTGGCCATGGTGCTGCCTTCGAGGGACAGGCAGCCGGAG TTGCGAATCCCCAGATCTTGGCTGTCGACTTCCAGGTGGGAGCCGACTCGTACGAGGCATCTTTCAAGAGCTTGCACGTGGCCTTACAGGCGAACACAGTGCCCGTGGAAGGGCACTATATCCTACCGAAAGAAACTCCCAAGCCTGAGATGTGGATCAACCTGACTCTCAAAGGCGAAGCGGCAAGGCCACCTGCCCTGTTGTTGAGATCCGATAATGTCTATCTCCTCGGCTTCATTGCCGCAGATGGAACAGCGTTCTGCACCAAGGGCAAAAAGAAGATCTTCCCGGTCGATTGCACGGAGCTGCCCTTCGAGGACAACTATGGAGGTCTCACTAACAGACGTGAGAAGGAGGATCTTAACGGGCTACTGGAGGCGGTGAGTCTCGGGAAGTCGGAGGCCCAAGCCGCAGCAGATGCACTCGCGCGGTTCAAGCATGGAACGACCTCGCCTGAGGTGGCTAGGAAATCTTTGCTCGCCTTCACACTTATGATACCCGAGGCGCAGCGCTTCCACTCCATCGGCAACAAAATGAAGACTGACTGGATAAAATCGAGCCACCTCACGGAGGATCAGGTAAAGCTCATTTTTGTGTGGCGGGTTCTCTCGGCCCTTTGGTGCCGTGGGGACAACCCCCCTGATGGCGAATGGAGCAAAGCCAAGGACAAGCTCAAGGCTCTCAATATCAAGAGCCGAGCTGACGTGTCGCGAGCCCTCGACATGGTCAAGAACGAGGGCCGCTGCTCCGACCTCAGGAAAGAGAAGCCACCCGCATGA